In one Actinopolymorpha sp. NPDC004070 genomic region, the following are encoded:
- a CDS encoding magnesium and cobalt transport protein CorA → MALPGVRDHRNAVLGGRRARAMMRAIRRRPDTHLNGHQSSVRTDNPRTAVVDWAFYRDGRRQDDVTSYTEAVRRARDGGGFVWIGLFEPTGDQLAGIAEEFDLHALAVEDAVTAHQRPKLERYGDSLFAVFKTVRYCPHEEFTASSEVVETGELMVFVGPEFVVTVRHGDHSELGRVRRQLQDNPDHLRHGPSAVLHAVADRVVDDYLTVVDRLQDDIDELEISIFSDRGARNVERVYQLKREVLELKRAVAPLAGPLRQLAERPVRLVAPEIREYFRDVEDHLARVREQVSAFDELLTSILQAGLAQLTVAENEDMRKISAWVAILAVPTMIAGIYGMNFEFIPETHWRYGYYMVMTLIVGICFGLHRYFKRNGWL, encoded by the coding sequence ATGGCCCTGCCCGGTGTTCGTGACCACCGCAACGCCGTCCTCGGCGGACGCCGTGCCCGCGCCATGATGCGCGCCATCCGCCGCCGGCCCGACACCCATCTGAACGGCCACCAGAGCAGTGTCCGCACCGACAACCCTCGTACGGCGGTCGTCGACTGGGCCTTCTACCGCGACGGAAGGCGCCAGGACGACGTCACCTCCTACACCGAGGCGGTACGCCGCGCCCGGGACGGCGGCGGCTTCGTCTGGATCGGGCTGTTCGAGCCGACCGGCGACCAGCTCGCCGGGATCGCGGAGGAGTTCGACCTGCACGCGCTGGCGGTGGAGGACGCGGTGACCGCCCACCAGCGGCCGAAGCTGGAGCGGTACGGCGACTCGCTGTTCGCGGTGTTCAAGACGGTGCGCTACTGCCCGCACGAGGAGTTCACCGCCTCCAGCGAGGTGGTCGAGACCGGTGAGCTGATGGTGTTCGTCGGGCCGGAGTTCGTGGTCACCGTCCGGCACGGCGACCACAGCGAGCTGGGACGGGTGCGGCGCCAGCTCCAGGACAACCCCGACCACCTGCGGCACGGACCGAGCGCGGTGCTGCACGCGGTCGCCGACCGGGTGGTCGACGACTACCTCACCGTCGTCGACCGGCTCCAGGACGACATCGACGAGCTGGAGATCTCGATCTTCTCCGATCGAGGCGCCCGCAACGTCGAGCGCGTCTACCAGCTCAAGCGCGAGGTGCTGGAGCTCAAGCGCGCCGTCGCCCCGCTGGCCGGCCCGCTGCGCCAGCTGGCCGAACGCCCGGTGCGTCTGGTGGCTCCGGAGATCCGGGAGTACTTCCGCGACGTCGAGGACCACCTCGCCCGGGTGCGGGAGCAGGTGTCGGCGTTCGACGAACTCCTCACCTCGATCCTGCAGGCGGGCCTGGCGCAGCTCACCGTCGCCGAGAACGAGGACATGCGCAAGATCTCCGCCTGGGTGGCGATCCTTGCGGTGCCCACGATGATCGCCGGGATCTACGGCATGAACTTCGAGTTCATACCGGAGACGCACTGGCGCTACGGCTACTACATGGTGATGACCCTCATCGTCGGGATCTGTTTCGGCCTCCATCGCTATTTCAAGCGCAACGGCTGGCTGTGA
- a CDS encoding CBS domain-containing protein, producing MSGTPTRVFVAKLASAVVFDPRGDQVGKARDVVVMLRPRNQPPRVLGLVVEVLGRRRIFLPMTRVISMDAGQIVTTGLVNMRRFQQRQTETLALGELLDRTVTLRETGEEVTVIDLGIEASRGRDWQVTKVAILKRGKRFGRRGQTSVVDWDAVTGLGIVEEAQGATHLLATLESMRPPDLAAVLHDLTPKRRLEVASALADERLADVLEELPEDDQVEILGALDVERAADVIEEMSPDDAADLMAELPQETADHLLRLMEPKEAEDVRRLLTYEEHTAGGLMTSSPVVLPPDATIADALAQVRNPELTPALAAMVYVCRPPLEAPTGRLLGIAHIQRLLRERPSDLISGVLDTDLEAMRPEASLEDVTSYLATYNLVAAPVVDESGRLLGAVTVDDVLDHLLPDDWRERFAEVSRGG from the coding sequence GTGAGCGGTACCCCCACCAGGGTGTTCGTCGCGAAGCTGGCGTCGGCGGTGGTCTTCGACCCGCGCGGTGACCAGGTGGGCAAGGCGCGCGACGTCGTGGTCATGCTGCGCCCGCGCAACCAACCGCCGCGGGTACTCGGCCTCGTGGTCGAGGTCCTCGGCCGGCGCCGGATCTTCCTCCCGATGACCCGGGTGATCAGCATGGACGCCGGGCAGATCGTCACCACCGGCCTGGTCAACATGCGCCGGTTCCAGCAGCGCCAGACCGAGACCCTGGCCCTCGGTGAGCTCCTCGACCGCACCGTCACCCTGCGTGAGACCGGCGAGGAGGTGACCGTCATCGACCTCGGCATCGAGGCGTCCCGGGGCCGCGACTGGCAGGTGACCAAGGTCGCGATCCTCAAGCGGGGCAAGCGGTTCGGGCGCCGCGGCCAGACGTCGGTCGTCGACTGGGACGCGGTGACCGGCCTCGGCATCGTCGAGGAGGCCCAGGGTGCCACCCACCTGCTGGCCACGCTGGAGAGCATGCGCCCGCCGGACCTCGCGGCCGTTCTGCACGACCTGACGCCCAAGCGGCGTCTGGAGGTGGCCTCGGCGCTGGCCGACGAACGCCTCGCCGACGTCCTGGAGGAGCTGCCCGAGGACGACCAGGTGGAGATCCTCGGCGCACTCGACGTCGAACGCGCCGCCGACGTCATCGAGGAGATGTCCCCCGACGACGCCGCCGACCTGATGGCCGAGCTGCCCCAGGAGACCGCCGACCACCTGCTGCGGCTGATGGAGCCGAAGGAGGCCGAGGACGTCCGGCGCCTGCTGACGTACGAGGAACACACCGCGGGCGGCCTGATGACCAGCAGCCCGGTCGTACTCCCTCCCGACGCCACCATCGCCGACGCCCTCGCCCAGGTCCGCAACCCCGAGTTGACACCGGCCCTGGCGGCGATGGTCTACGTGTGCCGGCCGCCGCTGGAGGCGCCGACCGGCCGGCTGCTCGGCATCGCCCACATCCAGCGGCTGTTGCGCGAACGCCCCTCCGACCTGATCTCCGGTGTGCTCGACACCGACCTGGAGGCCATGCGGCCCGAGGCGTCGCTCGAGGACGTCACCAGCTACCTCGCGACCTACAACCTCGTGGCCGCGCCCGTGGTGGACGAGTCCGGCCGGCTCCTCGGCGCGGTGACCGTCGACGACGTCCTCGACCACCTGCTGCCCGACGACTGGCGCGAGCGGTTCGCGGAGGTGAGCCGTGGCGGGTGA
- a CDS encoding DUF1003 domain-containing protein, producing the protein MDTPRAPARAFRPHYDPEIFGRFAETFARFMGTARFIAYMTVFVIIWIALNLVGIFGLQWDPYPFILLNLFFSTQASYAAPLILLAQNRQEARDRVQYDQDRDMNVRTRADIEFLAREVASLRLAVGEVATRDFLRSELRSLLTDLEDLQNDEGEHVRADTAPRPGPASGQTSRTSRSRGRGGRDGSP; encoded by the coding sequence CTGGACACGCCCCGGGCTCCCGCCCGGGCGTTCCGCCCCCACTACGACCCGGAGATCTTCGGGCGGTTCGCCGAGACGTTCGCGAGGTTCATGGGGACCGCCCGTTTCATCGCGTACATGACGGTCTTCGTGATCATCTGGATCGCGCTGAACCTGGTCGGGATCTTCGGCCTCCAGTGGGACCCGTACCCGTTCATTCTGCTCAACCTGTTCTTCTCCACCCAGGCGTCGTACGCCGCACCGCTCATCCTGCTGGCCCAGAACCGCCAGGAGGCCCGCGACCGGGTGCAGTACGACCAGGACCGCGACATGAACGTCCGCACCCGCGCCGACATCGAGTTCCTCGCCCGCGAGGTCGCCTCGCTACGGCTCGCGGTCGGCGAGGTGGCCACCCGCGACTTCCTGCGGTCGGAGCTGCGCTCGCTGCTCACCGACCTGGAGGACCTGCAGAACGACGAGGGCGAGCACGTGCGCGCCGACACCGCGCCCCGGCCGGGACCGGCGAGCGGGCAGACGTCGCGTACGTCACGCTCCCGCGGGCGGGGCGGCCGGGACGGCAGCCCGTAG